GACTAGGCAGCTGGGTGCTTTTAGGGATTAATTGGATAATGGCATTTGAATAGCTTACGTACAGAGAAATTCTTCGAGTTCTCACGGATCGGTATAGATAGTTCCCAGCGATACGTAGCGGTGCGACGGACAAATATGGTGTAGCGATACGTACATAGGAATCCGTACTTTAGAGACTTTATCCTCACGTAGGATACGAGTTGGCGTAACTTAGCATCAGTGATGTCATGAGGGTCTGAATAGCGTATGCAGAGTACATACCTATCCGACGTTCCAGATTGCGCCTCGTTGACAGTCCTGCTGTCACCACGAACCGCTCGACAAAAAAGGTCCACCACGTTTTGAGTTCTCCTACCCATGATTGGCAACGCTTCTTCCTAAGTGGGTGAATCTGAATTTGAAAAGTAGTACACGGTCACATCTGGCAAAGTTGGTCCATCGTTATGAACGCACTGAATATCACCAAATCTGATGTTTGGTAGGTTGGAGACCGACAGCGCTTTACTGACGGCGTCGCAAGCGTGTTTGAAGAATCGAGTTGTCAACCCTAATTCGTACGCAGTTATGTTCCGCTCGTTTGCAGTATCATCAGTGAGGCTAATGTCGGTACTCAAATTTAAACTCTGTAGAGCGACGGCCATATCCTGGTCAAACGTAACCCAGGGGTGTAGGAATGCAGCAGAGATCCTGTCGTGGCTAACAGAGGCACTGTCTGTACCTGTACCCCCTACGTAGCATAATGACGGAAGGACTCTTGCTAGTGACTCTCTAGCAGATTCCATGGCTTTTTGTTAGACCCAGGACGGTGAGAGGGAAGGACAGAGACAGAGTCAAATAAGCAAATAATGAGCCTAGAATAGACCACAAATGGGATGATAGTAAAGAGAATCAACTCGGATGGATGAAATAGTCACGAAACTGCTGAAAAGTGATGATTAGAAGTAGTAGTCTAGGGTGACGAGAAGTACCTAGCAGTTGCCTAGCCTTCACTTGTTGGAAAGAAGGCATCTAGTAAGTGAGCATGTCGTGGCATACGCTAGTCCTAATTTAGTCATGGGCTGCTATGATATGCCCGGAGTATTCATTGTGGACGATCGGATCAAAAAAAGACAGAAGCGTCTCCTCATTGAAGCGACTGGGCTGCTAGAACTTGGATAGGCAACGAAGGCTCGAAACGGTCGATAGCGGTGCGCCTGACGAACACGGTGGAGCGGTAGGTAGAGAAAAATCCTATTTCTGCGAGTGAGCTCCCATGATGGAGACCAATTGTCCTAATGTCATGTTAGTGATACTCTTCCGAGGCCATGAGCACTTGAGTACATACCGATTTCATGCTCCAGGTTCCGTCTTATGCCCAACCGCGAGGGAACAGGATACTCTTCATACGGGTACTTCCACAACACCTGGAACACTCCCACGGCCAGCGGACGTACATTCTCCGGGTGGATTTCCATGGCATCTGCGTCTCTGAGGTGGAAGACCGAAAGGGCCGGAATATTTAGACCTCTAATGCACCCCAAGTCTCTGAATGTGACATTTCGCAGTTCCGTATGATACAGTGCTCGGGCAACAGGGTCGCACACATTTGCAGTGAACCTGCCAGAAAGACTGCGCTTATTTCGAACGAGATAATATTCGGCAATTCCCGTCAGGCCGGGCTATGGGACTTCCCTGCTCAGGTCGACTCCTTGAAGGGCTGCAGTAACCTCGCTTTCGAAAGGAACCCATTGGTATAGGAACTCAGCTGCGATCCTCTCTGACCGGGGGTTCTGGACTCTCGCCTCCACCATTGAAGAGGATGACTGGCAGAGGCCGAGCAAGGTATTCTCTGATTGTCTCCATTGCGGTTTATGGGATGTGGTGGCTTTCGCGAGAGTATGTAGGGAAGACTAGACGGGAGGATGAAGTAGGATGGAGCGATAATAGAGGAAGACAAAAGATAGGGGGATGATTTAAAGGAAGAATTGAGGTGGATGCGGGGGATGGATCTAAACAAAACATGCATTTAAAAGTATTATACAGATGTCACACGCCAACAAAGAAACCAAACAATGTAGGTTTTTTTGCAGGATACTGGTTATATCAACATACTGCGTTTGTACTAttcagaagcaaattcacTGTAGGAGTATCTACAGCTTGGCAAAGTCCTTTAAGTCGTTATCCAACGCCTTCTGACACTTCTGCCGGTAACGGGGAATCCCCCCAAGATAGAAAAGAGACTCTACCCGTTTTCCAGGAATATTTGCACCCATATACCACGACTTGGCATACGGAATGACAGTCATCTGGGCGATTGCCGCAACCTCGTCAGTCCATCCTTGCTCAGCATCCTTCTTCACATCAATAGCGCTGATTCCATGCGCTTCCATCTTCTGAATCACACTGCAGATCCAATCGCACTGTCCCTCGATTGTTGTAGGACCGCTTGAGAAAACGGAAGGCGAGTGGGCGCTGTAAGGGAGAAACATGTTCGGGCAGCGGCTGACCATCATCCCGAGATACGTGTGAATACCATCGGCTCTCCATCGTTTGATAAGATCGACACCGTCTGCATCTTTTAGGCCGACTTTCTCGATACCGCCGGTGACTGAGTCGAAGCCCGTTGCGATTGCGATGATGTCGACTTCGAAGAATTCTTTCTCTGTTGCTATACCGTTGGATCTGAGTTCAGCAATTGGGCTTTCTCTAACATTGACCAGATGTACGTTGGGTTTGTTGAATTGTTCGTAGTAGTCCTGTTCAAGCGACGCGCGCTTCGCGCCAATGGGATGAGGCGGCTCCAGAGGAGCAAGGAGATCGTGAAGCCGGTGGTCATTCAATCGGGCTCGTGTCTTCTTGGCCCAGAATCGGTATGCCTCGCGGTTTGCCTCCACGTCGCGCATGATGTCTTGATAACTCGCGCCCAAGTATGAGAAGCCTCCCTCGTTGTATACTTTCTCATATGTGGCTTCTCTCTCTTCGGGTGAGTCGTCGAACGTGTTCCTTGGGACAGGACGATAAGGAAGCCCTCCGTTGGTTGTGAAGAGAAACTCGAACAAGGCTAGACGCTCTTCTTTGTTCTCCTGTTGGCTCGGGTCCAGTTGCTTCTGGCGCATGGGTAAACAGATATTCGGTGTTCGCTGAAAAACGAAAGTCTCCGCGGCCTCCTTCGCCCAGTCTTGAGCAATCTGTACCCCCGTGGAACCCGTTCCGATGATGGCAACCCGCTTACCCTCAACATCTACACCTTCCTTTGGCCAATTGGCAGAATGGCAAATAGTGCCGCGGAAACTGCCGAGTCCTTTCCAGTCTGGAGTATATTCCTTCGCTGCAAAGCCAACCGCTGGGATGAAGTACTTTGCCCGAATCACCCGTCCATCCTTTACTCGTATAACCC
This Aspergillus chevalieri M1 DNA, chromosome 3, nearly complete sequence DNA region includes the following protein-coding sequences:
- a CDS encoding flavin-containing monooxygenase (COG:Q;~EggNog:ENOG410PFFP;~InterPro:IPR036188,IPR023753;~PFAM:PF07992,PF13450;~go_function: GO:0016491 - oxidoreductase activity [Evidence IEA];~go_process: GO:0055114 - oxidation-reduction process [Evidence IEA]), with the translated sequence MPSAENLPPEPEAGSLDLDVLVIGGGFSGCLLLHKIRDELKLNVKIIEAGPSVGGTWYWNRYPGARVDCPVPGYELFSPAVWKDWRWKEKYPGQAELKAYFEHIDDVLSISKDCLFNSMVASAQFSVDEKKWVIRVKDGRVIRAKYFIPAVGFAAKEYTPDWKGLGSFRGTICHSANWPKEGVDVEGKRVAIIGTGSTGVQIAQDWAKEAAETFVFQRTPNICLPMRQKQLDPSQQENKEERLALFEFLFTTNGGLPYRPVPRNTFDDSPEEREATYEKVYNEGGFSYLGASYQDIMRDVEANREAYRFWAKKTRARLNDHRLHDLLAPLEPPHPIGAKRASLEQDYYEQFNKPNVHLVNVRESPIAELRSNGIATEKEFFEVDIIAIATGFDSVTGGIEKVGLKDADGVDLIKRWRADGIHTYLGMMVSRCPNMFLPYSAHSPSVFSSGPTTIEGQCDWICSVIQKMEAHGISAIDVKKDAEQGWTDEVAAIAQMTVIPYAKSWYMGANIPGKRVESLFYLGGIPRYRQKCQKALDNDLKDFAKL